The following coding sequences lie in one Verrucomicrobiia bacterium genomic window:
- a CDS encoding AbrB/MazE/SpoVT family DNA-binding domain-containing protein — translation MPRLTLTSKRQATFPKETCEALGLKPGDAIELEPRDEAGTRVWVLRRQAARPRDWVGCLGSYAGHAKDHSMAAIRESIAAGRKGAA, via the coding sequence ATGCCAAGGCTGACATTGACCTCGAAGAGGCAGGCGACCTTTCCGAAGGAGACGTGTGAGGCGCTCGGCCTGAAACCGGGCGATGCGATCGAGCTGGAGCCTCGTGACGAAGCGGGAACGCGAGTCTGGGTGTTGCGACGCCAGGCGGCACGCCCCCGCGACTGGGTGGGTTGCCTTGGATCCTACGCCGGCCATGCGAAGGATCATTCGATGGCGGCGATCCGCGAGAGTATCGCGGCCGGACGCAAGGGCGCGGCGTGA
- a CDS encoding GtrA family protein: MSRLAADVGRRGAELGGGGDGADGRRSVLGRYLRFCVVGGSGVVVDMGVLYLLADPGRLGWDLTWSKVMAAEVAVLNNFVWNEAWTFGDLARARRGAGARLGRLARFNLICVLGIGLSAGLLNAQVHGLGMNVYLANLVAIVVVSVWNFWLNLRLGWVGGR, encoded by the coding sequence ATGAGCCGGCTCGCGGCGGATGTAGGGAGGAGGGGGGCGGAGTTGGGAGGGGGAGGGGATGGGGCGGACGGGCGGCGGAGTGTGCTGGGACGGTACCTGCGGTTCTGCGTGGTGGGCGGGAGCGGGGTGGTGGTGGACATGGGGGTGTTGTATCTGCTGGCGGATCCGGGGCGGCTGGGTTGGGACCTGACGTGGAGCAAGGTGATGGCGGCGGAGGTGGCGGTGTTGAACAATTTCGTGTGGAACGAGGCATGGACGTTCGGGGACCTGGCGCGGGCGCGGCGGGGGGCGGGTGCGCGGCTGGGTCGATTGGCGCGGTTCAATTTGATCTGCGTGCTGGGGATCGGACTGAGCGCGGGGTTGCTGAACGCGCAGGTGCACGGGCTGGGGATGAATGTGTATCTGGCGAACCTGGTGGCGATCGTGGTGGTGAGTGTGTGGAACTTCTGGCTGAACCTGAGGCTGGGGTGGGTTGGGGGGCGGTGA
- a CDS encoding prepilin-type N-terminal cleavage/methylation domain-containing protein, with protein sequence MRGAVIWRRLQIGSNGELSAFTVIELLVVIAVIGVLTGMLLPALSVAKGRAKTAACQSNLRQFALAFQMYADDHGDAVLPNRDGEGIPLGETWVEGWLGLPGRDATNTLLLRRSLVGPYLGGPELWRCPAPRDPTVIGIRQGRVRTLSLNAFMGSPVEVPHATTYRRVGDIVRPGPAEALVFVDERIETVNDASFGLQWNFEEEQPGRWVLRDKPSAEHGGGANVTFADGHVEHRRWRDRRTVSAPRDDAPSPGNADVLWRTCIWRTWWRSWW encoded by the coding sequence ATGCGGGGTGCGGTCATTTGGAGACGCCTTCAGATCGGTTCGAACGGGGAGTTGTCGGCCTTCACCGTTATCGAACTCCTGGTCGTCATCGCGGTGATCGGGGTGCTGACGGGGATGCTACTGCCGGCGTTGTCGGTGGCGAAGGGGCGGGCGAAGACGGCGGCGTGCCAGTCGAATCTTCGGCAGTTCGCGCTGGCGTTTCAGATGTATGCGGACGATCACGGGGACGCGGTGCTGCCGAACCGGGATGGGGAGGGAATTCCCTTGGGGGAGACGTGGGTGGAGGGGTGGCTCGGGCTGCCGGGGCGGGATGCGACGAACACGCTGTTGCTCCGGCGGAGTCTGGTGGGTCCGTATCTTGGGGGTCCGGAGTTGTGGCGGTGTCCGGCGCCGCGGGACCCGACGGTGATCGGGATCCGGCAGGGGCGGGTGCGGACGTTGTCGTTGAATGCGTTCATGGGTTCGCCGGTGGAGGTGCCCCACGCGACGACGTACCGGCGGGTGGGGGATATTGTGCGTCCGGGTCCGGCGGAGGCGCTGGTGTTCGTGGACGAGCGGATCGAGACGGTCAATGACGCGTCGTTCGGGTTGCAGTGGAACTTCGAGGAGGAGCAGCCGGGTCGATGGGTGCTGCGGGACAAGCCGTCGGCGGAGCATGGTGGCGGGGCGAATGTGACGTTTGCGGACGGGCATGTGGAACATAGGAGGTGGCGGGATCGGCGGACGGTGAGTGCTCCCCGGGACGATGCGCCGAGTCCGGGGAACGCGGATGTGTTGTGGAGAACGTGTATCTGGCGAACCTGGTGGCGATCGTGGTGGTGA
- a CDS encoding prepilin-type N-terminal cleavage/methylation domain-containing protein, with translation MARPHGAFTLIELLVVIAVIGVLTGMLLPALSAAKGRAKTAACQSNLRQFAMAFQMYADDHGDAVLPNRDGEGIPLGETWVEGWLGLPGRDATNTLFLRRSLVGPYLGGPELWRCPAPRDPTVIGIRQGRVRTLSLNAFIGSPVEVPHATTYLRVGDIVRPGPAEALVFVDERIETINDASFGLQWNFEEEQPGRWVLRDKPSAEHGGGANVTFADGHVEHRKWRDRRTVNAPRDDAASPGNADVLWMQRRATWRERAEGR, from the coding sequence TTGGCGCGACCTCATGGTGCCTTCACCCTCATCGAACTCCTGGTCGTCATCGCGGTGATCGGGGTGTTGACGGGGATGCTGCTGCCGGCGTTGTCGGCGGCGAAGGGGCGGGCGAAGACGGCGGCGTGCCAGTCGAATCTGCGGCAGTTCGCGATGGCGTTTCAGATGTATGCGGACGATCACGGGGACGCGGTGCTGCCGAACCGGGACGGGGAGGGGATCCCGCTGGGGGAGACGTGGGTGGAGGGGTGGCTGGGGTTGCCGGGGCGGGATGCGACGAACACGCTGTTTCTCCGGCGGAGTCTGGTGGGTCCGTATCTTGGGGGTCCGGAGTTGTGGCGGTGCCCGGCGCCGCGGGACCCGACGGTGATCGGGATCCGGCAGGGGCGGGTGCGGACGTTGTCGTTGAATGCGTTCATAGGTTCGCCAGTGGAGGTGCCGCATGCGACGACGTACCTGCGTGTGGGGGATATTGTGCGTCCGGGTCCGGCGGAGGCGCTGGTGTTCGTGGACGAGCGGATCGAGACGATCAATGACGCGTCGTTCGGATTGCAATGGAACTTCGAGGAGGAGCAGCCGGGTCGATGGGTGCTGCGGGACAAGCCGTCGGCGGAGCATGGGGGCGGGGCGAACGTGACGTTTGCGGACGGGCATGTGGAACATCGGAAGTGGCGGGATCGGCGGACGGTGAATGCGCCCCGGGACGATGCGGCGAGTCCGGGGAATGCGGATGTGTTGTGGATGCAGCGCCGGGCGACCTGGCGGGAACGGGCGGAGGGGCGATGA
- a CDS encoding glycosyltransferase family 39 protein: protein MLDWLVPAGFILVLGCFVPLGATFQFWPDEGYELMKALLVSRGHTLYSEIWNDQPPLHTVLLAALFQVTGPSVGVGRWLSLAFTALGLMALYRIVSVRSGRPAGLFAVALLISASGFLGLGVSVMLEVPAWSVALAAIWVASVPDPPGPGRGWRRAMLAGVLFACALQIKLTAALVGPALALTVVLARNSPDRSGPGERMSWIRRIPWHALLALGAGVALGFACWAWLFWQPGTIEQFRASHFSERTLAEAATRDSQWSPRTLANEMALAAAGGLGLLVGMVRRDRAVLVPVVMLLTAVAVHSWHRPYWAYYSVHFFIPMAWLGGVGLIEAWRCLIRADLRGSFWRKTVFALGLLVWCGVLSITLTLGGEQLYLEWRRLRSAPAAADNPYVQGLRANSEGAEWIFTRELSAAFHAGLAVPPELAVIPWKRLWSGQISPEDVRDALERHRPELILIPPDWTARFGLHEVIENDYRAQPFGWGNTLYRRLGSP from the coding sequence ATGCTGGACTGGCTCGTTCCGGCCGGGTTCATCCTCGTGCTGGGCTGCTTCGTGCCGCTGGGGGCGACGTTCCAGTTTTGGCCCGACGAGGGTTACGAACTGATGAAGGCGCTCCTGGTGAGCCGGGGTCACACGCTGTACTCGGAGATCTGGAACGATCAGCCGCCGCTGCACACGGTGCTCCTGGCGGCACTGTTCCAGGTGACCGGCCCGTCGGTCGGTGTCGGGCGCTGGCTGAGTCTTGCGTTCACGGCGTTGGGATTGATGGCCTTGTATCGGATCGTCAGCGTCCGGTCAGGCCGACCCGCGGGACTGTTCGCGGTGGCGCTCCTGATCTCGGCGTCCGGATTTCTGGGCTTGGGAGTGTCGGTGATGCTGGAAGTGCCGGCTTGGTCTGTGGCGCTGGCCGCGATCTGGGTCGCCTCGGTACCGGATCCGCCTGGACCGGGCCGCGGTTGGCGGCGCGCCATGCTGGCCGGGGTCCTCTTTGCCTGCGCGCTCCAGATCAAGCTGACGGCGGCGCTGGTGGGTCCGGCGCTCGCCCTGACCGTGGTTCTGGCGCGGAACTCGCCGGATCGATCCGGACCCGGGGAACGTATGTCGTGGATCCGACGAATTCCTTGGCATGCCCTGCTCGCCCTGGGAGCCGGCGTTGCGCTCGGCTTCGCCTGCTGGGCATGGCTCTTCTGGCAACCCGGCACGATCGAACAATTCCGGGCCTCCCATTTCTCGGAACGCACCCTGGCCGAGGCGGCAACGCGGGATTCCCAATGGAGCCCCCGAACTCTGGCGAATGAGATGGCGTTGGCGGCTGCCGGCGGGTTGGGGCTCCTTGTGGGCATGGTCCGGCGCGATCGTGCGGTCCTCGTTCCCGTCGTGATGCTGCTCACGGCCGTGGCCGTTCACTCCTGGCATCGGCCTTACTGGGCGTACTACAGCGTCCACTTTTTCATCCCCATGGCCTGGCTGGGGGGCGTGGGGCTCATCGAGGCCTGGCGCTGTCTGATCCGCGCCGATCTCCGCGGATCGTTCTGGCGGAAGACGGTGTTCGCCCTGGGCCTTCTCGTGTGGTGCGGCGTGCTCTCGATCACGCTCACTCTTGGAGGCGAACAACTCTACCTCGAGTGGCGGCGACTGCGCTCCGCCCCCGCCGCAGCGGACAACCCCTACGTTCAGGGACTGCGCGCCAACTCCGAAGGTGCGGAGTGGATCTTCACCCGTGAGCTGAGTGCGGCATTCCACGCCGGGCTCGCGGTGCCGCCGGAACTGGCGGTCATCCCCTGGAAACGCCTCTGGTCGGGTCAGATCTCCCCGGAAGATGTCCGGGACGCCCTCGAACGGCATCGTCCCGAGTTGATCCTGATCCCCCCGGACTGGACCGCCCGCTTCGGTCTCCACGAAGTCATCGAGAACGACTACCGCGCCCAGCCCTTTGGATGGGGCAACACCCTGTATCGACGCCTGGGATCGCCCTGA